In Homalodisca vitripennis isolate AUS2020 unplaced genomic scaffold, UT_GWSS_2.1 ScUCBcl_448;HRSCAF=2485, whole genome shotgun sequence, one genomic interval encodes:
- the LOC124370689 gene encoding jerky protein homolog-like, with protein sequence MSADSNAAAEYLQEFKEITSSYSPQQVYNADETGLNFKALPTKSLASREEKSAPGFKMDKQRLTVLACSNASATNKIPLMVIDKLRLHKKPLCFKNMNMNALPVYYKNQKKAWMDRALFQEWFEKQFVPNVRAYNEENGLPDRALLLIDNAPSHPDDLELVIGDIKAIFLPPNVTSIIQPMDQGVLQALKQNYRKKLLRSLLEENEDLTILQKLKKITIKDVIFWVAEAWENTSVGALQKSWKNLWPDLQFVEEVVPPEYTDEDIVAQVQGVPADDSCSSEDEGDAQTTDIVPHSAAASAFDLALRYVEQHAAATPND encoded by the exons ATGTCTGCAGACAGCAACGCAGCCGCAGAGTATCTTCAGGAGTTCAAAGAAATTACATCCTCCTACTCACCCCAGCAAGTGTACAACGCTGATGAAACGGGGCTAAATTTCAAAGCGTTGCCAACAAAGAGCCTAGCTTCAAGAGAAGAAAAGTCCGCTCCAGGATTTAAAATGGATAAGCAACGACTAACCGTATTAGCATGCAGCAACGCTTCCGCCACCAATAAGATACCTTTGATGGTTATCGATAAATTGAGGTTACACAAAAAACctctatgttttaaaaacatgaatatgaacGCTCTGCCGgtttactataaaaaccaaaagaaagcttGGATGGATCGTGCTTTGTTTCAAGAATGGTTTGAGAAACAATTTGTGCCCAACGTGAGAGCCTACAATGAAGAAAATGGACTGCCTGATAGAGCGTTGTTACTCATAGATAACGCTCCGTCCCATCCGGATGACTTAGAGCTGGTTATTGGTGATATAAAAGCCATTTTTCTACCACCGAACGTTACTTCGATCATACAACCAATGGACCAAGGAGTTCTACAAGCGTTGAAGCAAAATTATCGGAAAAAGCTGCTCCGAAGCCTGcttgaggaaaatgaagacctcaCAATTCTCCAAAAGCTTAAGAAAATCACGATCAAAGATGTAATTTTCTGGGTGGCAGAGGCTTGGGAGAACACAAGCGTAGGAGCTCTGCAGAAATCTTGGAAAAATCTTTGGCCTGATCTGCAGTTTGTTGAAGAGGTTGTTCCACCG GAGTACACAGACGAAGACATCGTGGCACAGGTGCAAGGAGTCCCAGCTGATGACTCATGTAGCAGTGAGGATGAGGGAGACGCCCAAACTACCGATATTGTTCCACACAGCGCAGCTGCAAGTGCCTTTGACCTCGCTCTACGCTACGTCGAGCAACATGCCGCTGCTACTCCCAATGAC